One genomic segment of Chitinophaga sancti includes these proteins:
- a CDS encoding RagB/SusD family nutrient uptake outer membrane protein — MKRLLYTGLLCCSILCSCKKLFDIKPEEALDHSQVYENVNDADAAVIGIYGKVMGLADRYMILNELRGDLVGVTTSTTDKYLQELNIHEVSADNTYADPRPFYEVIMNCNDALKNFDAMLQDKRISNDDYILRYSAVGAVRSWLYLQLGIHYGEIPYITDPLETIDAIKDVSKFPRITFNELLGKLITFTEGLPYKYPFPAGTSLLITTDGYSTEKFFINIKCLLGELYLWNGNYTQAATNYRVMMNYADVLYPAMNSEQWYEVYRVGYTANLSGALWSNIFSQPYGERYSNYEIIWNLPFDKNFTPTNPFIELCDNVSGSYQVRPSDLAIANWNKQFRSDNTPVDLRGPNVSFKYSGTQPVIKKYTYNYTSLLPFETSGKWILFRAAALHLHYAEAANRDNRDKIAYALLNTGIKNTYDPVYMATGVTGGEGRNVTDIEQTKDVPPYDFDARDGNYPQFRNVWYRNIGVRGRVGLKSVKVDSTGVFDMSDPLLTDKPVIDRPTLTNRMEDLLIDEDGLELAFEGYRWPDLLRVALRRQATDPAWLANKIAAKFVAANDSRAEAVRSRLMNKANWYLPFKW, encoded by the coding sequence ATGAAACGATTACTATATACTGGACTGCTTTGCTGTAGCATATTGTGCAGCTGCAAAAAACTATTCGACATCAAACCTGAAGAAGCATTGGACCATTCACAGGTCTACGAAAATGTGAATGATGCAGATGCCGCCGTGATCGGTATTTATGGAAAAGTCATGGGATTGGCAGATAGGTACATGATCCTCAATGAACTGAGAGGCGACCTGGTAGGTGTCACTACATCCACAACAGATAAGTATCTGCAGGAACTCAATATCCACGAAGTCAGTGCAGATAATACCTACGCTGATCCTCGCCCATTCTATGAAGTAATCATGAACTGCAACGATGCACTGAAGAACTTCGATGCCATGCTACAGGATAAGCGGATCAGTAATGACGATTATATACTACGCTACTCGGCTGTAGGTGCGGTGCGTAGCTGGTTATATTTACAATTGGGTATTCACTATGGAGAAATACCTTACATCACCGATCCGTTAGAAACGATCGATGCCATTAAGGATGTATCCAAATTTCCCCGTATCACCTTCAATGAATTGCTGGGTAAACTCATCACCTTTACAGAAGGCTTACCTTACAAATATCCCTTTCCGGCAGGCACCTCATTGCTTATTACAACAGATGGTTATTCTACAGAAAAGTTCTTTATCAATATAAAATGCTTGCTGGGCGAGTTGTATCTCTGGAATGGCAATTATACACAGGCAGCAACTAACTACCGTGTCATGATGAACTATGCAGATGTGTTGTACCCTGCCATGAACAGTGAACAATGGTACGAAGTATACAGAGTGGGCTATACTGCTAACTTATCCGGCGCCTTATGGAGCAACATTTTCAGCCAGCCATACGGGGAGCGTTATTCCAATTACGAAATCATCTGGAACCTGCCATTCGACAAGAACTTCACACCAACTAACCCTTTTATAGAACTCTGTGACAATGTCAGTGGTAGCTACCAGGTACGCCCTTCCGACCTGGCGATCGCTAACTGGAATAAGCAATTCAGAAGTGATAATACCCCTGTAGACCTGCGGGGCCCGAATGTCTCTTTCAAGTATTCAGGTACACAACCGGTCATCAAAAAATACACGTACAACTATACTTCTTTACTACCTTTCGAAACCTCCGGCAAGTGGATACTGTTCCGTGCAGCCGCCCTGCACCTGCACTATGCAGAAGCTGCCAACCGCGACAATCGGGATAAGATCGCTTATGCACTCCTGAATACCGGAATCAAAAATACTTACGACCCTGTGTATATGGCTACTGGTGTAACAGGAGGCGAGGGCCGCAATGTTACCGATATAGAGCAAACAAAGGATGTGCCTCCTTATGACTTTGATGCCCGCGATGGGAACTACCCACAGTTTCGCAATGTCTGGTACCGAAATATAGGCGTACGCGGTAGGGTAGGGCTAAAGTCAGTAAAAGTAGACTCCACCGGTGTATTTGACATGAGTGACCCATTGCTTACCGATAAACCTGTCATAGACAGACCAACACTCACAAACAGGATGGAAGACCTGTTAATAGATGAAGATGGATTGGAACTTGCCTTCGAAGGTTATCGCTGGCCGGACCTGTTGCGTGTTGCACTCCGCAGGCAAGCCACTGATCCTGCCTGGCTGGCTAATAAGATCGCAGCTAAATTTGTAGCTGCCAACGATAGCAGGGCCGAAGCTGTGAGATCAAGATTAATGAACAAAGCAAACTGGTACTTACCTTTTAAATGGTAG
- a CDS encoding SusC/RagA family TonB-linked outer membrane protein — MKAFIYITLAVLLGFHAKAQDTVVVTGLIKEAATGTTIPGINISIPGFSAAITNEKGEFRIKAPDYRTALTVSGPGYQTKIITLNGRHAVTASLHEETFNSIYDRKQTTDPTTTLNTTDNWQQITTSPENYLQGKVPGLQVIRRSGTPGMGADLFMRGYTSIYATNRPLVVVDGMIYDTNEYGGSLINGYVNNPLADIDIKDIDNITVMRDGTCTYGTKGANGVILITTSHAKELATRIDFGVMGGFNTPPAQLPVMESGDYRLYLSDLLQSSGKTPAEIAALPYMNDNPNPDYYRYHNNTNWQKEVTNQSFNQQYFLKVAGGDDIATYGLSLGYLKQSGTIRRTDLGRYQTRFNADLNLSAKLKAAINLAFTSNTQKDKDQGISPKTNPLYLALIKAPFLHRQAISDEGIASPSLADYDIFGVSNPASIIDKMQDINKNYRFFGSIRFNYLVTKSISINTITGVTFDKVRETFFIPEAGVKPDTLSNAVAYNRSGSNVERYYSLYNDTRITYDKQFARDHHLNTGLGVRYSNNNSESDYGLGYNSATDEFVSVGMGQNQLRKVSGTIGKWNWLNTYFNADYSFRDKYFLRFNLAVDGSSRYTYTRNQYAVMPGLSAAWLIVSDQHSIDALKLRAGISRTGNDDIGNYTSRQYYISQNLLGLLGLVRANIANPYLKWETVTKYNAALDGAFYNERLSFSLDIFQHRTTDMLTIEPVAAATGFDHVITNNSTMETHGVELSLFGRVVDRILKWDVGLTLSTYKNKITSIPGNQLLTTYGDATILTAVGHAANLFYGYKTNGIYKTNEEANKAGMGAQGGDIRFVDTNGDHKIDENDREIIGDSNPDFTGAVTNHVSWRRWTLDAIFTFSHGNDIYNHTRANLESMSNYNNQTLAVRNRWKQDGQETDIPRAAWGDPNGNARFSDRWIEKGDYIRLQQLSLCYELTLKHGAMKYVRISATANNLFTLTNYLGFDPEFSNGNSVFTRGIDDGLFPQYRTVQLGIRMGL, encoded by the coding sequence ATGAAGGCATTTATTTACATAACGCTGGCTGTTTTATTGGGGTTTCATGCTAAGGCGCAGGATACAGTAGTGGTAACAGGACTGATCAAAGAAGCAGCTACTGGTACGACAATACCCGGCATCAATATTAGTATACCCGGATTCTCTGCTGCCATCACTAATGAAAAAGGCGAATTCCGCATCAAAGCACCTGATTACCGCACCGCCCTTACTGTATCCGGCCCCGGTTATCAAACGAAGATCATCACCCTGAATGGGAGACATGCCGTCACCGCAAGCCTGCATGAAGAAACATTCAATTCCATCTACGACCGTAAACAGACCACAGATCCTACTACCACCCTCAATACAACGGACAACTGGCAGCAGATCACCACCTCCCCTGAAAACTATTTACAGGGCAAGGTGCCAGGGTTACAGGTCATCAGGCGTAGCGGTACACCGGGTATGGGCGCTGATTTATTTATGAGAGGATATACCTCAATCTATGCGACTAACAGACCACTGGTTGTCGTGGATGGCATGATCTACGATACCAATGAATACGGAGGCTCCTTAATAAACGGCTATGTGAATAACCCACTGGCAGATATCGATATCAAGGATATAGACAACATCACCGTCATGAGAGACGGTACCTGTACATATGGTACCAAAGGCGCTAACGGTGTGATCCTCATCACTACCTCACATGCAAAGGAACTGGCTACCCGCATCGATTTCGGTGTGATGGGCGGATTTAATACACCACCGGCGCAGCTGCCTGTAATGGAATCCGGTGATTACCGTTTATATCTCTCAGACCTGTTACAAAGCAGTGGAAAGACCCCTGCGGAAATAGCTGCATTACCTTACATGAATGACAATCCTAATCCGGACTATTATCGCTATCACAATAATACAAACTGGCAGAAAGAAGTCACGAATCAAAGTTTCAATCAACAGTATTTTCTGAAGGTAGCCGGTGGCGATGATATTGCCACTTATGGTTTATCACTGGGATACCTCAAACAAAGCGGTACCATCCGTCGTACAGATCTGGGCCGCTACCAAACCCGTTTTAATGCGGACCTGAACCTGTCTGCAAAACTCAAGGCGGCTATCAACCTGGCATTTACCAGCAATACGCAGAAAGACAAAGATCAGGGTATTTCGCCTAAGACGAACCCATTATACCTCGCGCTCATCAAAGCGCCTTTCCTCCACCGTCAGGCCATCAGTGATGAAGGGATTGCTTCGCCCAGTCTCGCTGATTATGACATCTTTGGCGTTTCCAATCCTGCTTCCATCATCGACAAGATGCAGGATATTAACAAAAACTACCGCTTTTTTGGTAGCATCCGGTTCAACTATCTTGTTACAAAAAGTATCAGCATCAATACCATCACAGGTGTCACTTTTGATAAAGTAAGAGAGACCTTCTTTATTCCTGAAGCTGGTGTTAAACCTGATACACTGTCAAACGCTGTTGCATACAATCGCTCAGGTAGCAATGTAGAAAGGTATTACAGCCTGTACAACGATACCCGTATTACCTACGATAAGCAATTTGCCAGAGACCATCATCTCAATACAGGTTTGGGCGTACGCTATAGCAATAATAACAGTGAATCAGATTATGGTTTAGGTTACAACTCTGCCACAGATGAATTTGTCAGCGTAGGTATGGGACAAAACCAACTGAGAAAAGTAAGTGGTACAATTGGCAAATGGAACTGGCTGAACACTTACTTCAATGCTGATTACTCCTTTAGAGATAAATACTTTCTGCGCTTCAACCTGGCCGTAGATGGTTCTTCAAGATATACCTATACCCGTAATCAATACGCCGTGATGCCCGGTTTATCCGCGGCCTGGCTCATTGTTTCAGATCAGCATAGTATCGATGCGCTCAAACTCAGAGCCGGTATCAGCAGGACGGGCAATGATGATATCGGTAATTATACCTCCCGGCAATATTACATTTCTCAAAACCTCTTAGGCTTACTGGGATTAGTACGTGCTAATATCGCTAACCCTTACCTGAAATGGGAAACGGTTACAAAATACAATGCCGCACTGGATGGTGCCTTCTATAACGAAAGACTAAGTTTCAGCCTTGATATCTTTCAGCATCGTACTACAGATATGCTGACCATAGAACCTGTAGCTGCTGCCACCGGATTCGATCATGTGATCACCAACAACAGCACGATGGAAACACATGGTGTAGAATTATCACTATTTGGTCGTGTAGTAGATCGTATCCTGAAGTGGGATGTAGGCCTCACACTATCTACTTATAAGAATAAAATTACCAGCATACCCGGCAACCAATTGCTCACAACCTATGGAGATGCCACCATCCTCACAGCTGTAGGCCATGCCGCCAATCTGTTTTACGGCTATAAAACCAACGGCATCTACAAAACTAATGAAGAAGCCAATAAAGCAGGTATGGGTGCTCAGGGAGGAGATATTCGCTTTGTAGATACGAATGGCGATCACAAGATCGATGAGAATGACAGAGAGATTATTGGGGATTCCAATCCCGATTTTACCGGTGCTGTCACGAACCATGTAAGCTGGCGGCGCTGGACGCTGGATGCCATCTTCACCTTCAGTCATGGGAATGATATCTACAACCACACCCGTGCAAACCTGGAATCTATGAGCAATTACAACAACCAAACCTTAGCAGTACGCAACCGCTGGAAACAAGATGGCCAGGAGACTGATATCCCCCGTGCTGCATGGGGTGATCCTAATGGGAACGCACGTTTCTCCGATCGCTGGATAGAAAAAGGTGATTACATCCGCCTGCAACAACTGAGCCTCTGTTATGAACTGACACTGAAGCATGGCGCCATGAAATATGTACGCATCTCTGCCACCGCCAATAACTTATTTACCCTGACTAATTACCTGGGCTTTGATCCTGAATTCAGCAACGGCAACAGTGTGTTCACACGTGGCATCGACGACGGCTTATTTCCTCAATACAGAACGGTACAACTAGGTATCAGAATGGGCTTATAA